The Streptomyces bacillaris sequence GTAGTGGGCCAGGGTGGCGAAGGCCAGTCGGCCGCCCGGCCTGAGGGCGGCCGCCGCCGCGGGCAGCAGCGTGCGGGGGCCGGTGAAGTCGACCGCCCCGAAGACGCTGTACAGCGCGTCGTACGTGTTCCTCGCCGCCTCCAGGTGACGTACGGCGTCGGACCGCACGATGCGCAGGCGCGGGGCCAGGCGGGAGAAGAGGCCGGTGGCCAGCCCGTACTGCGCGGGGGAGGCGTCGACGGCCACGATCCGGGCGGGCTCGTGGTGGACGGCCAGATGCGCGGCCTGCCGGGCGGCCCCGGCACCGAGGTCACCGACCACCCGCCCCCTCAACTCCCCAAGAACCTCGGCGGCCGTGCCGATTCCGGCCGGTCTCACCCCCCGGCCGACGCCCCCAGTTGCCTGATCTTCTCGAAGGGGTAACCGCCCACCACCGCGATGACCAGGGCGTACGCCGCGAAGGCGGCCAGGCCCGAGGTGGAGACGGACCGGCCGCCGCCGCTCAGGATGACCGTCCCGAGGGGGACCAGGGGTGCCAGGCCGAGGATCGCCGCTCCGGTGCACCAGAACGCCACCAGGTCGTTCGCCCGCTGCCGGAGGACGGGGTCCGACCTGACCGCTGCCGGGACCTCGTAGCCGGTCGTCCGGTCGCCGACCTTGCCCCGGTAGCCGGTGCGGGCCGCGAGGGAGCCGGCCAGGCCCAGCAGGAGGAAGCAGCCGAAAAGGAACAGGTAAGCCATGTGCACCCCGAGAGTCCGTTGTGCCGAGGACTCTAAGGGTGCGACGGACGGTGCGAGCGCCACTCGTCCGGCGTACGCGACAATGGAGCCATGACCACGCTCGCCCCTGCCCTCCCGCAGCTCCGCATCGGCCCGCACGCCGTACAGCCGCCCGTGGTGCTCGCGCCCATGGCCGGTATCACCAACGCCCCGTTCCGGACGCTGTGCCGGGAGTTCTCCGGGGGCAAGGGGCTCTTCGTCAGCGAGATGATCACCACGCGGGCGCTGGTCGAGCGCAACGAGAAGACCATGCAGCTCATCCACTTCGACGCGGCCGAGACCCCGCGCTCGATCCAGCTGTACGGGGTCGACCCGGTCACCGTCGGCAAGGCGGTCCGGATGATCGTCGAGGAGGACCTGGCCGACCACATCGACCTGAACTTCGGCTGCCCCGTGCCCAAGGTCACCCGCAAGGGCGGCGGCTCCGCGCTCCCGTACAAGCGGCCCCTGCTGCGGGCGATCCTCCGGGAGGCCGTCTCCGGCGCCGGGGACCTCCCCGTCACCATCAAGATGCGCAAGGGCATCGACGACGACCACCTCACCTTCCTGGACGCCGGGCGCATCGCCGTGGAGGAGGGGGTGACCGCCGTTGCCCTGCACGGCAGGACCACTGCCCAGCACTACGGCGGCACCGCCGACTGGGACGCCATCGCCCGGCTCAAGGAGCACGTCCCCGAGATTCCCGTGCTCGGCAACGGGGACATCTGGTGCGCCGACGACGCCCTGCGGATGATGCGCGAGACCGGGTGC is a genomic window containing:
- a CDS encoding class I SAM-dependent methyltransferase, whose amino-acid sequence is MVGDLGAGAARQAAHLAVHHEPARIVAVDASPAQYGLATGLFSRLAPRLRIVRSDAVRHLEAARNTYDALYSVFGAVDFTGPRTLLPAAAAALRPGGRLAFATLAHYLNSVPAQPEVVAADIPAKTPEGEETTMRRWVLQEQVWVKVLDAAGFTGITVDTFPATSDGPGSAATLLVTAERAG
- the dusB gene encoding tRNA dihydrouridine synthase DusB translates to MTTLAPALPQLRIGPHAVQPPVVLAPMAGITNAPFRTLCREFSGGKGLFVSEMITTRALVERNEKTMQLIHFDAAETPRSIQLYGVDPVTVGKAVRMIVEEDLADHIDLNFGCPVPKVTRKGGGSALPYKRPLLRAILREAVSGAGDLPVTIKMRKGIDDDHLTFLDAGRIAVEEGVTAVALHGRTTAQHYGGTADWDAIARLKEHVPEIPVLGNGDIWCADDALRMMRETGCDGVVVGRGCLGRPWLFADLVSAMEGRTERHAPTLREVADVMVRHATLLGEWIGDEARGVIDFRKHVAWYLKGFAVGSEMRKKLAITSSLEELASQLHELDLDQPWPDGADGPRGRTSGNNRVVLPDGWLKDPYDCAGVSADAELDTSGG